A genome region from Primulina eburnea isolate SZY01 chromosome 9, ASM2296580v1, whole genome shotgun sequence includes the following:
- the LOC140841121 gene encoding elongation factor G, chloroplastic yields MAAASAESMLKISMAATSNASSLCNCNGSSRRPVPHVSQSTGRRKADSASRVLALTSSFLGSMRFCPEPAKMSPLPQKQRKKNFSIFAMAAEEKRTVPLKDYRNIGIMAHIDAGKTTTTERILYYTGRNYKIGEVHEGTATMDWMEQEQERGITITSAATTTFWNKHRINIIDTPGHVDFTLEVERALRVLDGAICLFDSVAGVEPQSETVWRQADKYGVPRICFVNKMDRLGANFFRTRDMIVSNLGAKPLVLQLPIGAEDTFKGVIDLVKMQAIVWSGEELGAKFTYEEIPGDLQDLAQEYRGQMIETVVEQDDAAMESYLEGIEPDEETIKRLVRQGTISGSFVPVLCGSAFKNKGVQPLLDAVVDYLPSPIELPTMKGTDPDDPELIIERNANDDEPFAGLAFKIMNDPFVGSLTFVRIYAGKLAAGSYVLNANKGKKERIGRLLEMHANSREDVKVALTGDIVALAGLKDTVTGETLCDPDKPIVLERMDFPDPVIKVAIEPKTKADVDKMAVGLIKLAQEDPSFHFSRDEEINQTVIEGMGELHLEIIVDRLKREFKVEANVGAPQVNYRESISKVTEVKYVHKKQSGGAGQFADITVRFEPMEAGNGYEFKSEIKGGSVPREYIPGVMKGLEESMSNGVLAGYPVVDVRAVLVDGSYHDVDSSVLAFQLAARGAFREGIRKAGPRLLEPIMKVEVVTPEEHLGDVIGDLNSRRGQINDFGDKPGGLKVVDALVPLAEMFQYVSTLRSMTKGRASYTMQLAKFDVVPQHIQNQLAAKEEAVAA; encoded by the exons ATGGCGGCAGCGTCGGCTGAATCGATGTTGAAAATATCGATGGCCGCGACGTCTAATGCTTCTTCTCTCTGCAACTGTAATGGGTCTTCGAGAAGGCCGGTGCCGCATGTTTCTCAATCCACAGGACGTCGTAAGGCAGATTCTGCTTCCAGAGTTCTAGCTCTCACTTCTTCGTTTCTGGGGAGCATGAGGTTCTGCCCTGAACCTGCGAAGATGTCGCCTTTGCCGCAGAAACAGCGGAAGAAGAACTTCTCTATCTTTGCTATGGCGGCTG AGGAGAAGAGAACAGTTCCTTTAAAAGACTATCGCAACATAGGAATCATGGCGCATATAGACGCCGGGAAGACCACCACAACCGAGCGAATCCTATATTACACTGGTAGAAACTACAAAATTGGTGAGGTACATGAGGGAACAGCTACCATGGACTGGATGGAGCAAGAACAAGAAAGAGGGATTACCATTACCTCTGCTGCAACTACCACATTTTGGAACAAGCATCGGATCAACATAATTGATACTCCAGGGCATGTCGATTTCACCCTTGAAGTGGAACGAGCCCTCAGGGTTTTAGATGGTGCAATATGCTTATTTGACAGTGTTGCTGGTGTGGAGCCTCAGTCTGAAACTGTTTGGAGGCAGGCTGATAAATATGGTGTTCCAAGAATATGTTTCGTAAATAAAATGGATCGTCTAGGAGCAAATTTTTTCCGAACAAGGGACATGATTGTATCAAATCTTGGTGCAAAACCACTTGTTCTTCAACTCCCAATTGGTGCAGAGGATACTTTCAAAGGGGTTATTGATCTTGTGAAGATGCAAGCAATAGTATGGTCCGGAGAAGAATTGGGTGCAAAATTTACGtacgaggagattcctggtgaTCTTCAGGACTTGGCTCAAGAATATAGAGGACAGATGATTGAAACTGTTGTGGAGCAGGATGATGCAGCTATGGAGAGCTATCTGGAAGGAATTGAGCCTGACGAGGAAACAATAAAGAGATTAGTCAGGCAAGGAACTATTTCAGGCAGTTTTGTTCCAGTTCTATGTGGCTCAGCCTTTAAGAACAAGGGCGTTCAGCCACTACTTGATGCGGTTGTTGATTATTTGCCATCTCCCATTGAATTGCCAACAATGAAAGGAACCGACCCTGATGACCCCGAGTTGATAATCGAAAGAAATGCAAACGACGACGAACCATTTGCTGGCTTAGctttcaagatcatgaatgatCCTTTTGTTGGCTCTCTTACGTTCGTTCGAATATATGCTGGGAAGCTTGCTGCTGGATCTTATGTACTAAATGCAAACAAAGGAAAGAAAGAGAGGATCGGTAGACTCCTCGAAATGCATGCTAACAGCAGAGAGGACGTCAAAGTAGCTTTAACTGGTGATATTGTAGCTCTTGCAGGTCTAAAGGATACAGTTACAGGAGAAACATTGTGCGATCCTGATAAACCTATTGTACTTGAACGAATGGATTTCCCTGATCCTGTTATTAAGGTTGCTATTGAACCGAAGACAAAAGCTGATGTTGATAAGATGGCAGTTGGCTTAATCAAGCTTGCTCAAGAAGATCCATCTTTTCACTTTTCACGAGATGAAGAGATAAACCAGACAGTTATTGAAGGAATGGGAGAATTACACCTTGAAATTATCGTTGACAGGCTCAAGAGGGAATTTAAG GTGGAAGCCAACGTCGGAGCACCCCAAGTCAACTACCGGGAAAGCATTTCTAAGGTCACAGAAGTGAAGTATGTTCACAAGAAACAATCTGGTGGTGCTGGTCAGTTTGCTGATATTACAGTTCGGTTTGAGCCAATGGAAGCAGGTAATGGGTACGAGTTTAAGAGTGAGATCAAGGGAGGATCCGTCCCAAGAGAATACATACCTGGTGTCATGAAAGGATTGGAAGAAAGCATGTCCAATGGGGTGTTGGCTGGCTATCCTGTAGTTGATGTTCGTGCAGTATTAGTGGATGGTTCTTACCATGATGTGGATTCGAGTGTGTTGGCATTCCAGTTGGCTGCTCGAGGAGCTTTCAGAGAAGGGATAAGGAAAGCAGGCCCACGACTACTTGAACCGATTATGAAAGTCGAAGTTGTCACACCTGAAGAACATTTGGGAGACGTGATTGGTGACCTTAACTCGAGAAGAGGTCAGATCAACGACTTTGGGGACAAACCCGGTGGATTGAAG GTGGTTGATGCACTGGTTCCTCTTGCTGAAATGTTCCAATACGTCAGTACTCTTCGATCCATGACAAAAGGCCGCGCTTCCTACACTATGCAGTTGGCCAAATTTGACGTGGTTCCACAGCACATTCAGAATCAGCTTGCTGCAAAAGAGGAGGCTGTTGCTGCCTAA